Proteins found in one Micromonospora sp. WMMD1082 genomic segment:
- a CDS encoding isoprenyl transferase: MPPTPHPSGARPPALPPAAVPQHVAVVMDGNGRWAKDRGLPRTKGHEAGEFSLFDTVEGAIELGIPYLSAYAFSTENWRRSPDEIRFLMGFNRDVIRRRRDQLVDLGVRVVWSGRAGRLWKSVISELQTAEEMSRGNSTLTLQFCVNYGGQAEIADATAAIAREVAAGRLDPAKITEKTIGRYLYHPEVPEVDLFLRPSGEQRTSNFLLWQSAYAELVFLDTLWPDFDRRHLWYACELYAQRDRRFGGALPNPVAPTT, encoded by the coding sequence GTGCCGCCGACACCGCACCCCTCGGGCGCCCGGCCGCCGGCGCTGCCACCGGCGGCGGTGCCGCAGCACGTCGCCGTGGTGATGGACGGCAACGGCCGGTGGGCCAAGGATCGCGGGCTGCCCCGCACCAAGGGCCACGAGGCGGGGGAGTTCTCCCTCTTCGACACCGTCGAGGGCGCCATCGAGCTGGGCATCCCCTACCTGTCGGCGTACGCCTTCTCCACCGAGAACTGGCGGCGCTCGCCGGACGAGATCCGGTTCCTGATGGGCTTCAACCGGGACGTCATCCGCCGTCGCCGGGATCAGCTGGTCGACCTCGGGGTACGGGTGGTCTGGTCCGGCCGGGCCGGGCGGCTGTGGAAGAGCGTCATCTCCGAGTTGCAGACCGCCGAGGAGATGTCGCGCGGCAACTCGACGCTGACCCTCCAGTTCTGCGTCAACTACGGCGGCCAGGCGGAGATCGCGGACGCCACCGCCGCCATCGCCCGGGAGGTGGCCGCCGGTCGGCTCGATCCGGCGAAGATCACCGAGAAGACGATCGGGCGGTACCTCTACCACCCCGAGGTGCCCGAGGTCGACCTGTTCCTGCGCCCCTCCGGCGAGCAGCGGACGTCGAACTTCCTGCTCTGGCAGAGCGCGTACGCCGAGCTGGTCTTCCTGGACACGCTCTGGCCCGACTTCGACCGCCGTCACCTGTGGTACGCCTGCGAGCTGTACGCCCAGCGGGACCGCCGGTTCGGTGGCGCGCTGCCCAACCCGGTGGCGCCCACCACCTGA